Genomic DNA from Cyanobacteriota bacterium:
TCACTTCGGGAGCACCATTAATAAACAAAAAGACTCGCCATCGGTGGGTCTTTTTGTTTATTGTGTTTCGCAAATACTTAGGCTTGACCTAATGATTATAAGTCACAGCACCCGAAGGGTGGTCGACTCGTATTGATTGACGAGGGGAGCTATAAGCTCAAATTTATAATGGAGAAACTGTAGCCCCCGGAGTCACGAGCCTAAAACAGTTGATAACTGTTTTAGGGGAGTCTTTGTTCATTCACTTCGGGAGCACCATTAATAAAATAGGTACCTGCTTCAGTAGGTACCTATTTTTATTGTGTTTCAGGACTGACTTGAACACTTGCTATAATCCTTTAAAACAAGATGCTAAATCAAGCCCTCAACTCAAGAAGCCAAAAAGACCAAGCTCTTTTCGACAATATAAGTGAGCAATATTTCAAGAAGGATTTAAATAAGGCATCAAGAATAGCTCGCAAACATAGACTCATACAAACATTAGGCAAGAACAGCACAACCTTAAGAGTATTAGAACTAGGCTGCGGAGCTGGTTTTGGAGCCGAGTATCTGCAAGGACATTACAGTCACTACACAGGAGTGGACTATTCTACTCAATTCATTAATCTTGCCAAACAAAGAAGCCAAGATCCTCAAGTCACTTGGATCTGTTCAGATTTTCTAGAACTCGGTACTGATAGTCAATATGATCTCATCTTTATGATTGGAGTTTTGCATCACGTAGAAGATATCGATGCAGCACTCAGAAAATGCTTTAAGCTTTTAGCACCCGGTGGCATTTTAGTAGTTAATGAACCACAGCCAAATAATTTCTTGATTCACAACATGAGGAAATTAAGAAAAAAACTCGATAGTCACTACTCTTCAGACCAAGAAGAACTTGAATCCCAGTTTATAAGAGATAAATTCAAAGAAGTTGGTCTATGTGAAATCACAACTAGCCCACAAGGCCTCTTCTCAACTCCTTTTGCAGAGATTAGTTTCAAGCCAGAGTCTTTCTTTGCAGCCTGGGTTCAACAGTTCTGCAACTGGGATAAATATCTGGAAAAACATTACCCTAAGATACTAAGTAATTGGACTTGGAATTGTATTGTATCTGGTCAAAAGACTAGCGAGCTTTCTTAAGCCAAATGCACTGCAATGGATCGCCTTCAACCAATTGATAATGCCTCATGAAATAAGATCGTTTTTCCTCATTTTGTTTATCATAAATCTTATCCATAAACGCAACTATTTCTAGTTCAGGGAGATCTTGAAGCATAAAGGGATTTTGCTTGGAAACATGACTAATACCTGTGTTTTCAAACCAAAAATAATCTATATCTTCATTGAAAATATATGCAGGACATGCCCTGTTGTATGTTGCGATTTTTGCTTCTCTATTGAATTTATGCAATGCATAATCAAGAGTATTTTTCTGACTTAAATACTTAGCATCTGGAACATGCTTGATTTTCTTTATATTATTAGTCGATAAAGCTAATCCAATAACAAATAAACTCAACAACCATTTATAACTCATTTGCTTTTCAATTAAATACTTATTAATTCCATGTGCAGTAAAAATAGACAGAAATGGCAAAAATATAAGGCAGTAATAAGGAAAGAAACCTTTAAAGCAACCATAGATCGGCAATAAAGCACAAAGCAATAATAATTTTGTTGAGTATGACTTAAACTTCATCGAATATATCCCTAAAATGCTAAACAAACAGAGTAAAAAATCTTTCAGGAAGTTCGTACTCGTTAACTGCATTCCAATATAGTCATAAGATCGATTAGTAGAAAAAGAAAAATTAAACACTGTATTATAATAAAGGAATTCATTCAAAGCTCCTTGAGAATAAAAATAAATACCAAACATTGCGTAAACAAATAATGCACCA
This window encodes:
- a CDS encoding class I SAM-dependent methyltransferase produces the protein MLNQALNSRSQKDQALFDNISEQYFKKDLNKASRIARKHRLIQTLGKNSTTLRVLELGCGAGFGAEYLQGHYSHYTGVDYSTQFINLAKQRSQDPQVTWICSDFLELGTDSQYDLIFMIGVLHHVEDIDAALRKCFKLLAPGGILVVNEPQPNNFLIHNMRKLRKKLDSHYSSDQEELESQFIRDKFKEVGLCEITTSPQGLFSTPFAEISFKPESFFAAWVQQFCNWDKYLEKHYPKILSNWTWNCIVSGQKTSELS
- a CDS encoding glycosyltransferase family 39 protein translates to MVKDSRHPAKPRFASDVDTKKVGTVRRTSSVSKDKEDFREKSSKNLWLILPILILVNNIFVLYRNITYNFFSQDEFQHVHNAWNQFNGLMIYRDFFDHHGPIYTLLNSFILTKINEPASFETLIIFRHYSFFTSLLIFILVFLIAKFFLKTNSLALLTTMVVTMWHITQVASIEIRPDLLQTVFALLGFYLFVINQKTTKVLVFVLSGCLFGLMLCCNFKSIILLAAIFIFLAYEYYKEKQPRSLMIGLLMLLGALFVYAMFGIYFYSQGALNEFLYYNTVFNFSFSTNRSYDYIGMQLTSTNFLKDFLLCLFSILGIYSMKFKSYSTKLLLLCALLPIYGCFKGFFPYYCLIFLPFLSIFTAHGINKYLIEKQMSYKWLLSLFVIGLALSTNNIKKIKHVPDAKYLSQKNTLDYALHKFNREAKIATYNRACPAYIFNEDIDYFWFENTGISHVSKQNPFMLQDLPELEIVAFMDKIYDKQNEEKRSYFMRHYQLVEGDPLQCIWLKKAR